One genomic region from Saprospiraceae bacterium encodes:
- a CDS encoding heparinase II/III family protein: MKNHVLLILFFTSTLSVAQVIQRNILSKKYTLQQVQQSLLSRAEYEPYPKTPATWASAVPDSVLASIIKTAEELLDYKFEPISATIALDFVRSGDRIRHSTISFEKRNALINLSLAESMEDKGRFTEAILNGIWSICEESYWGVPAHIRPTGLPDVDDPVVDLFTAETAATLSLADYFIGEKLDKINPLIRKRIYLETNKRFFIPLLTKSDSYSWMSKNRTVNNWNPWIMSNWIAATLLLEPDQDRRAEMTYKSMNGLDLYFNGLGEDGGCDEGPSYWFAAGASAFDCLELLEGATKAKINIYDDPLIKKMASYIYKTHIDGHYFVNFADADPKLMPDGLMLYRFGKAIRDNTMIGMGKWAFNTFPSASIGLSGFQRPRKVENLLTIHQLGQNTPVYTPLPDAWISDIQVLTARASNGFYLATHGGHNAESHNHNDVGDFLLYADGEPVIIDAGRGNYTARTFSAQRYELWFTQAQYHNLPIVNGYGQRAGRDYEAKNVQNKINESQASLNMDIAGAYDKDAGITSWNRTVNLNRFKNQLEITDDYVLTQKPTSLQQIFMTVCQVDLSKPGKIVLTTPKKASYSIQYDPNLWSVSTEFPSTEGMEYSSFKTKWDGHQVQRIVLNSKKLVMQGKNVFSLIKN; this comes from the coding sequence ATGAAAAATCATGTCCTTTTAATTCTATTTTTTACGAGTACACTTTCTGTGGCTCAGGTCATCCAGCGCAATATTTTAAGCAAAAAATATACTTTGCAGCAAGTGCAACAATCCCTTTTGTCCCGGGCAGAATATGAACCCTATCCAAAGACACCTGCAACTTGGGCCTCAGCAGTGCCTGATTCAGTTTTAGCATCCATTATAAAAACAGCAGAAGAGCTCCTGGATTACAAATTTGAGCCGATCTCCGCTACCATCGCATTGGATTTTGTCCGGTCCGGCGACCGCATCAGGCATTCTACTATTTCTTTTGAAAAACGCAATGCACTGATAAATCTGAGTTTGGCGGAAAGTATGGAAGATAAGGGCCGGTTTACTGAGGCTATCCTGAATGGTATTTGGTCCATTTGTGAGGAAAGTTATTGGGGAGTGCCTGCTCATATTAGACCTACCGGCTTGCCGGATGTCGATGACCCGGTTGTTGATTTATTTACTGCAGAAACAGCCGCTACCCTGAGTTTGGCCGATTATTTTATAGGTGAAAAACTGGACAAAATCAATCCTCTTATACGCAAACGCATTTACCTCGAAACCAATAAACGATTTTTTATTCCGCTGCTCACTAAATCCGATAGTTATAGCTGGATGAGTAAAAACAGAACCGTCAATAATTGGAATCCCTGGATCATGTCCAATTGGATAGCAGCCACTTTGCTCCTCGAACCTGATCAGGACCGAAGAGCAGAGATGACCTATAAATCCATGAACGGCCTTGACTTATACTTCAATGGCTTGGGTGAAGATGGTGGTTGCGATGAAGGTCCCAGCTATTGGTTTGCAGCTGGAGCAAGTGCCTTCGATTGCCTTGAATTACTTGAAGGAGCAACAAAAGCCAAAATAAATATCTACGATGATCCTCTCATCAAAAAAATGGCCTCCTACATCTATAAGACACATATCGATGGCCACTATTTTGTCAATTTTGCTGATGCCGATCCAAAATTGATGCCGGATGGTCTGATGTTGTATCGTTTTGGCAAAGCTATCAGGGACAACACCATGATCGGTATGGGTAAATGGGCGTTCAATACCTTCCCATCTGCTTCCATAGGACTTTCCGGTTTCCAGCGACCAAGAAAAGTGGAGAACCTGCTTACAATACATCAGCTCGGTCAAAACACTCCGGTATATACTCCTTTGCCTGATGCCTGGATCAGTGATATTCAAGTGCTCACAGCTCGTGCTTCCAATGGATTCTATTTAGCTACCCACGGCGGACACAATGCCGAAAGTCATAATCACAATGATGTAGGTGATTTTCTATTGTATGCTGATGGTGAACCAGTGATCATTGATGCAGGAAGAGGCAACTATACAGCTCGTACATTTTCAGCCCAACGATATGAGTTATGGTTTACTCAAGCACAATATCACAATCTTCCGATAGTCAATGGATATGGTCAAAGGGCCGGCCGGGACTATGAAGCAAAAAATGTGCAAAACAAAATAAATGAAAGTCAGGCTTCACTGAATATGGATATTGCAGGTGCCTATGATAAGGATGCTGGCATAACCTCCTGGAATCGTACCGTAAATCTCAATCGCTTCAAAAACCAGTTGGAGATCACAGACGACTATGTACTGACACAAAAACCAACTTCGTTGCAACAAATTTTTATGACTGTCTGCCAGGTAGATCTATCAAAACCGGGTAAAATCGTATTAACCACACCCAAAAAAGCATCGTATTCGATTCAATATGATCCGAACCTATGGTCAGTGAGTACAGAATTTCCTTCTACCGAAGGGATGGAATACAGTAGCTTTAAAACCAAATGGGATGGCCACCAGGTCCAACGCATTGTATTGAATAGTAAAAAATTAGTCATGCAGGGCAAAAATGTGTTTAGCCTTATTAAAAACTAA
- a CDS encoding sulfite exporter TauE/SafE family protein — MIIFIWISLALLTIGYTIVLVTDYIKHKNYLEPVSWLKTGAIGFVVNFFDVLGIGAFAPQTALLKFTNQTEDRLIPGTMNVANTIPVLIQAIIFITVIKVDATTLISMLLAATAGAILGAGIVAKMSERKIRLTMGIALLITAGFMLAGKLDWIKGGGTAIGLPYSKLIIAVIVNFILGALMTAGIGLYAPCMALVYALGLSPQVAFPIMMGSCAFLMPPASIRFIREGAYNRKAAIGMAIPSIVAVLIAALIVKSLPLDTLRWLVILVILYTAVVMLRSGMNKSKAIQ, encoded by the coding sequence ATGATAATCTTTATCTGGATTTCACTTGCACTATTGACTATAGGCTATACTATAGTCTTGGTTACAGATTATATTAAACACAAAAATTATCTCGAACCTGTCAGCTGGTTAAAAACTGGCGCCATTGGTTTTGTGGTTAATTTTTTTGATGTCCTTGGTATCGGAGCCTTTGCACCACAGACAGCACTATTAAAATTCACGAACCAAACGGAAGATCGGCTCATACCAGGCACGATGAATGTGGCCAATACGATACCGGTACTGATTCAGGCTATAATATTTATAACGGTAATAAAAGTGGATGCGACAACATTGATCTCTATGCTCCTTGCGGCGACAGCCGGAGCAATCCTGGGGGCGGGTATCGTCGCTAAGATGTCAGAAAGAAAGATAAGGTTGACCATGGGCATCGCTTTGTTGATTACCGCCGGCTTTATGCTTGCAGGAAAGCTGGATTGGATCAAAGGAGGTGGCACGGCGATTGGGCTTCCTTATAGTAAACTCATTATTGCAGTAATTGTAAATTTTATTTTAGGTGCTTTGATGACAGCGGGCATCGGCTTATATGCACCTTGTATGGCCTTGGTGTATGCACTCGGATTATCGCCCCAGGTAGCTTTTCCTATCATGATGGGTTCATGTGCATTTTTAATGCCACCTGCATCGATACGGTTTATTCGAGAGGGAGCGTATAACAGAAAAGCAGCCATCGGTATGGCTATTCCTTCTATAGTAGCCGTATTGATTGCTGCATTGATTGTGAAATCATTGCCTTTGGATACATTGAGGTGGTTAGTGATATTGGTGATATTGTATACTGCCGTAGTCATGTTGAGATCCGGAATGAATAAATCAAAAGCTATTCAATAA
- a CDS encoding glycoside hydrolase family 95 protein, whose translation MKYHWFEVIYIVLVTSAAPAQSKDVPTKIETGNFNPATLSWYQSPASKWEEALPVGNGRLGAMVFGKNQEERIQLNEETYWSGGPYSTVVKGGYKVLPEIQSLVFKEKYLAAHNLFGRHLMGYPVEQQKYQSLANLHLFFENQDTITQYKRWLDLETGIAGVSYRSQGVTYHREVFASAPDQVIVIRLTADRPNSISFAANLRGVRNQAHSNYATDYFRMDGFDRDGLILTGKSADYMGIEGKLRYEARIKAVPEGGSMKTDGVDLIIDHANAVTLYFSAATNFVNYKNVNADPHQRMEACFKSIQRKSYLEIFKAALKDYQNYFNRVSLTLPVTENSFLPTPDRIRKIQTAPDPALSALSYQFGRYLMIASSRAGTQPANLQGIWNDDMNPAWDSKYTTNINTEMNYWPVESSNLSECAEPLITMIKELSDQGRQVARQHYGAKGWVFHQNTDLWRVAAPMDGPTWGTFTVGGAWLCTHLWEHYQYTMDVNYLNQIYSTLEGSVQFFMDFLVPHPNGKWLVTNPSTSPENFPDGGGNKPYFDEVTAGFREGTTICAGSSIDMQILYDLFGYFVEASAVLQKKNSFIQEVKVAREKLVPPQIGKDGSLQEWADDWTSLEKNHRHFSHMYGLYPGKVLYDKKNLALIGAYKKVLEERGDGSAGWSRAWKMALWARLGDGNRANKIYKGLLKDQTCTSLFSICSRAMQVDGSFGTTAAITEMLIQSQDGSIRLLPALPDEWNDGQYKGVCARGGFELDYAWKDRQITHLVIKSKAGGLCRMEDKPNLKISSEGHRIEFNRTTGGSVEFNTDKGHIYIIE comes from the coding sequence ATGAAATACCATTGGTTTGAAGTCATCTATATAGTTTTAGTGACCAGTGCCGCTCCTGCTCAGTCTAAGGATGTGCCAACTAAGATTGAGACAGGAAATTTTAACCCTGCTACCCTCAGCTGGTATCAATCTCCAGCCTCCAAATGGGAGGAAGCACTTCCAGTCGGTAATGGTAGATTGGGGGCTATGGTGTTTGGTAAAAATCAGGAAGAAAGGATTCAACTAAACGAAGAGACTTATTGGTCAGGAGGGCCTTATTCCACTGTTGTCAAAGGCGGCTACAAAGTATTGCCGGAGATTCAAAGCCTGGTTTTTAAGGAGAAATACCTTGCAGCTCACAACCTTTTTGGCCGTCACCTCATGGGTTATCCAGTGGAGCAACAGAAATATCAAAGCCTGGCCAACTTGCATTTATTTTTCGAAAACCAGGACACAATAACTCAATATAAGCGTTGGCTCGATCTTGAAACCGGGATTGCAGGAGTGTCATATCGATCCCAGGGAGTAACCTACCATCGGGAAGTATTTGCTTCTGCCCCGGACCAGGTCATTGTAATAAGACTCACCGCAGATAGGCCCAATAGTATTTCTTTTGCAGCCAATCTCAGAGGTGTTAGAAATCAGGCACACTCTAATTATGCTACGGATTATTTTAGAATGGATGGCTTCGATCGGGATGGTTTGATCTTGACAGGCAAATCGGCTGATTATATGGGCATAGAAGGAAAGCTGCGGTATGAAGCTCGTATCAAAGCAGTCCCTGAAGGCGGCTCCATGAAAACCGATGGCGTCGATCTGATCATCGATCATGCCAATGCGGTCACCTTGTATTTTTCAGCGGCTACCAATTTTGTGAATTATAAAAATGTCAACGCTGATCCACATCAAAGGATGGAAGCTTGTTTTAAGAGCATTCAAAGAAAATCTTATCTGGAGATTTTTAAAGCTGCTTTGAAAGATTATCAAAATTATTTTAATAGAGTCTCGCTGACCTTACCTGTCACTGAAAATTCGTTTCTTCCTACACCGGATCGAATAAGGAAGATTCAAACAGCCCCTGATCCTGCACTCTCGGCTTTAAGTTATCAATTCGGAAGATACCTGATGATCGCCTCCTCGCGCGCGGGCACGCAACCCGCCAATCTGCAAGGCATCTGGAATGACGATATGAATCCAGCCTGGGATTCAAAATATACGACCAATATCAATACTGAAATGAATTATTGGCCTGTAGAAAGCAGTAACTTATCTGAATGTGCTGAGCCATTAATCACCATGATCAAAGAACTCTCGGATCAGGGCAGGCAGGTAGCACGCCAACATTATGGTGCTAAAGGTTGGGTCTTTCATCAGAACACGGACTTATGGCGGGTGGCTGCACCGATGGATGGACCTACCTGGGGCACATTTACTGTCGGTGGCGCCTGGCTATGCACCCATCTGTGGGAACACTACCAATACACGATGGATGTCAATTATTTGAATCAAATATATTCCACTTTGGAGGGATCCGTACAATTTTTTATGGATTTTTTGGTGCCGCATCCAAATGGCAAATGGCTAGTGACCAATCCCTCTACTTCGCCGGAAAATTTTCCAGATGGTGGAGGTAATAAACCTTATTTTGATGAAGTCACTGCAGGATTTAGAGAGGGCACTACCATCTGTGCAGGATCCTCTATCGATATGCAGATATTGTATGATTTGTTTGGATATTTTGTAGAAGCTTCTGCAGTACTGCAAAAGAAAAATTCCTTTATTCAAGAAGTGAAAGTAGCCAGAGAAAAACTGGTCCCTCCGCAAATCGGCAAGGATGGTTCATTGCAAGAATGGGCAGATGACTGGACTTCATTAGAAAAAAATCATCGGCACTTCTCTCATATGTACGGTTTATACCCTGGTAAAGTATTGTATGATAAGAAAAACCTGGCTTTGATCGGGGCTTATAAAAAGGTATTGGAAGAAAGAGGGGACGGATCTGCAGGTTGGTCAAGAGCTTGGAAAATGGCTTTGTGGGCAAGACTGGGCGATGGCAACAGGGCAAATAAAATCTACAAAGGATTATTAAAAGATCAAACCTGTACTTCTTTGTTTTCTATATGCAGCAGAGCCATGCAAGTAGATGGCAGCTTTGGCACTACCGCAGCTATCACCGAAATGTTGATCCAGTCACAAGATGGAAGTATACGATTGCTGCCCGCTTTACCTGATGAATGGAATGATGGGCAGTATAAAGGGGTCTGTGCACGAGGCGGATTTGAATTGGATTATGCCTGGAAGGATAGACAGATTACGCACCTGGTAATAAAATCCAAAGCTGGTGGATTATGTAGAATGGAAGACAAACCAAATTTAAAAATAAGTAGTGAGGGACATCGTATAGAATTCAATAGAACTACCGGCGGGAGTGTTGAATTCAATACAGATAAAGGTCATATTTATATTATTGAATAG
- a CDS encoding xanthine dehydrogenase family protein subunit M yields the protein MIAQSFNYEAPHTLTEAIHLLQHYGDDAKILSGGHSLIPMMKLRFASPAVLIDINNIPGLSDIIIDGDTIKIGALTREVQLEHSDLLKEHYPIFADVTKQIADPQVRNRGTLGGNLAHGDAANDHPAVMLALGASVIATGPDGSRSIDINDFFQGFYTTALEQNEVLTEIYIPVPPDHTGSAYHKLERKVGDYATAGVAVVLTMDGDICKNIGIGLTNVNAVPMRALRSEEFLKGKPLTDQNVKEAGKLASEDCAPSSDLRGSEAYKRDMGAVLVRRMIASALSRVK from the coding sequence ATGATTGCACAATCTTTTAATTACGAAGCCCCTCATACGCTGACGGAGGCGATCCATCTGCTTCAGCACTATGGCGACGATGCCAAAATCTTGTCTGGTGGTCATAGCCTCATCCCCATGATGAAGCTCAGATTTGCCAGTCCTGCAGTACTCATCGACATCAATAATATACCGGGGCTATCGGATATTATAATAGATGGCGATACCATTAAAATCGGTGCGCTTACCCGCGAGGTTCAACTTGAACATTCAGATTTGCTCAAGGAGCACTATCCAATCTTTGCAGATGTCACCAAACAAATCGCCGATCCTCAGGTACGCAATAGGGGTACCCTGGGAGGTAACCTGGCTCATGGTGATGCTGCCAATGACCATCCCGCTGTCATGTTGGCCTTAGGTGCTTCTGTGATAGCCACCGGCCCCGATGGCAGCCGAAGCATCGACATCAATGATTTTTTTCAGGGGTTTTATACTACCGCTCTGGAACAAAACGAGGTTCTCACTGAAATATACATTCCAGTCCCTCCTGATCATACGGGAAGTGCATATCATAAACTCGAACGCAAAGTCGGAGATTATGCCACAGCTGGTGTAGCGGTGGTATTGACCATGGATGGTGATATCTGCAAAAACATTGGCATAGGGCTTACCAATGTCAATGCAGTACCCATGCGTGCCCTTCGATCTGAAGAATTCCTCAAAGGCAAACCTTTGACCGATCAAAATGTAAAAGAAGCTGGCAAACTTGCTTCTGAAGATTGTGCTCCTTCCAGTGATCTGCGAGGAAGCGAAGCTTATAAACGAGATATGGGCGCCGTTCTGGTCAGAAGGATGATTGCTTCAGCATTATCCAGAGTGAAATAA
- a CDS encoding (2Fe-2S)-binding protein, translating to MKINVTVNGTAHEADIEPRTLLVHFIRENLNLTGTHIGCDTSHCGACTILLDGQSVKSCTILAVQANDKTIQTIEGMAANGLHPLQEGFHENHGLHCGYCTPGMIMRASELLANNPNPTEDEIRWGISGNLCRCTGYNNIVKSIQYASAKMRGETPASTEPQFV from the coding sequence ATGAAAATAAATGTAACAGTCAATGGCACTGCACATGAAGCCGATATAGAGCCTCGCACATTATTAGTGCATTTTATCCGTGAAAACCTCAATCTTACAGGCACCCATATAGGTTGCGATACTTCTCACTGTGGTGCATGCACTATATTATTGGATGGTCAGTCTGTAAAATCCTGCACTATTCTGGCTGTCCAGGCCAATGACAAGACCATACAGACGATTGAAGGAATGGCAGCGAATGGCCTGCATCCGCTTCAGGAAGGCTTTCATGAAAATCACGGTCTACACTGTGGATATTGTACTCCCGGTATGATTATGCGTGCTTCGGAACTATTGGCCAATAATCCCAATCCCACCGAAGACGAGATCCGCTGGGGCATCTCAGGCAATCTATGCCGATGTACCGGATACAATAATATCGTGAAGTCTATTCAATATGCTTCTGCCAAGATGCGTGGCGAGACACCCGCATCCACTGAACCCCAATTTGTCTAA